The genomic stretch ACCAGCGCTTCTGGCCGGCCAGCAACGCGAACACGAGCTTGTCGTAGGCGACGTCCGGGGCGCCGCTGATCGCGACGAACCGCACTGGGCGGTTGCCGTACCGCCAGAACAGGTCCCGGAAGTACGCGTCGGCCGCGGGCTCGGTCATCGCCGGCAACCCCATCAGGTGCCGCTGCCAGTAGTACCGCACCGGCCCGTCGACCAGGAAGTTGGAGAGCACGAAGCGGCGGTCGTCGACTCGCGCCAGGTGACCACCGACCGCATGGAGGTCAGACTCCGCGAGCACCACCTTGGGGAACCGCGCGATCTCGCGCGCCTGCCAGGCGAGGAGAAACCCGGCCAGTACCAGGCCGCCGCGCCGAAGCGCCGGCCGGGCGTGCTCGCGCATCGCGACGATGATCGCGGCGAAACCGACCGCGTAGTACGGCACGAACTGCAGCGTGGGGTGGTACTGCTCGACGAGCAACTGCGAGAACACCACGCAGAACGGCACACCCGCCGCCAGGAACCATAGCGGCCGGAACGTGATCGGCGCCTCGACGCCGGTCCGGCGCCAGCGCCACGCCAGCCACGGGCCGCCGAGCACGAGGGCGAGGAACAGCGGCGTGAAAAACCGCCACAGCCGGGCGCTGACGATCGGCATGAGCCCCGCCGTGTAGTTGGTCGAATGCCGCCCTGTGGCGCGCTCCTCGAACTGAAACAGCAGGTCGTGGACGAGATGCACCGGCCCCACCGCCCACGCGATGAGGGCGAACTTGACGGCGACGCCGAGGATCAGGCCGGCGCCCACCGCCACTATCACCGGCCACGACTCGCGGTCGCGCAGCCTGCGCCCACTCCATACGACCGCGGCCACGGTCATGATCGGCAGGTACAGGCCGAAGTCATAGGACGCAAGCGCACACAGCGTCGTCGCGATCAGGATCACGGCCAGGCGCCCCCGCGCCGGTCGTTCGGTCCAGGCGCCGACCTGATCGAGCGCGGCATAGCCGAGCGCGGTGTACAGCGGCACGTGGTGCAAGGTGTCGGCGTACTGGAGCCACAACAGGTTGGTCCCGACCAGCAACACGGCGTAGCCCGCCAAGGCCGCCGACGTGAAGCGGCGGACGAAGCGATAGAAGAACACCAGGCTGAGCAAGCTCAGCAGGTCGGCGAGCACGCGGAAGCCGCCGATCGACATGGTCCCAACCACGCGCTGCTGGACGCCATTCACCAGGTCCGGCAGCGGTGGATAGTGGGTGTAGCGCAGCGAGTCCGGGGTCAGCGGACCGACGTCGAGCACCGGCGTCATGCCGGTGGCGGCGAAGCCATCCCTCGCGAAGTAGCGTCCCGAGGTCAGCGCGTTGCCGTCGGACCACGGATCGCCCCAGTTGGCCCGAAATCCCTCGGTGCGCGTGGCGAACAGGAACGCGGCGGCCAGCGCCAGGCCCAGGAGCGCCGCGGGGTGAACACGCGGGCGCGCCCGGGGCGCGCCGTTCGTCGACGAGGAGGTCACGCGCGTGCGAGCTTTAGTCGTGAGCATCGACGGTGTCAACCGCTTGTCTCGACTGGAAGCGTGGCGACGCACACGCGCTCCGCCACCGCGTTGCATCGGCTGGAGGCGTAGAGTAGCGTCGGCCAGCATGTTGAGCCCGGCCCTCGTCGACGAGCTGCGCGGTCGCCGCGTGGTCGTGCTCGGCGACCTGATGATCGACGAGTACCTCCGCGGCGAGGTCCACCGGGTGTCGCCTGAGGCTCCCGTACCGGTCCTCGATCTCCGCACCACCGAGCATCGGCTGGGCGGCGCCGCCAACACCGCGCACAACCTGGCCCAGCTCGGCGCTCACGCGACCGTGGTTGGCGTGGTCGGCGACGACGAAGGTGCGCAGATGCTCGGCGCAGCGCTCCACCGCGCCGGGATCAAGCCGTGGACAGTGGTCGACCCCGCGCGCCCCACGACCCGCAAGACCCGCCTGGTCGCAGGGGGCCACCAGATCGCCCGGGTGGACAGCGAGCGGCGGACCCCCGTCAGCGGCGCGGTGGCCGCGGCCCTCGGTGATGCGCTCGAGAGCGCGCTCGACGCCGCTGATGCGATCGTGCTGTCGGATTACGACAAGGGCGTGGTCACGCGCGATCTGGCGCGCCGCGCGATCGACGCCGGCCACCGCCGTCCCGTGCCGGTCGTCGTGGACCCCAAGCAGCGCGACTTCTCGGTCTACGCCCGGGCCACGGTGATCACCCCGAACCTGGCCGAGCTCGAGCGGGCGGTGAGTCATCCGGTACACAACCTCGCGGAGATCGACGCGGCCGCCCGCCGCCTTGCCCCAGCGCTCGACGGTGCGGCGTTGCTGGTTACCCGCGGCGCGGATGGCATGACGCTATATCGTGGCGGCGACCGCGGCGCCCACGTCCCGGCCGCCGCGCGCGAGGTCTTCGACGTCACAGGTGCGGGCGACACCGTGGTTGCGACGCTGACGCTGGGCCTGGCAGCTGGCCTCGAAATGGAGGTGGCGATGGAGCTGGCCAGCCTGGCCGCGGGCATCGTCGTGTCGCGGCGTGGTACCTCGACGGTGTCGCCGGCCGAACTCGCGGCCGCAATCGCGTCGGCGCCACGATGACGAGCCGACGACCGGGCACGGCCCTGGCTCGCTGGGTCGTGGTCGAGATCTACGCCGCCTTGACGGTCGCGTAAGGCATCGCGGCCGACCTCGCGCTGGCAGGCTGGCTGATGCTCGGTCGGTCAGGCCACCGCGCTGGTGCACGGCGGGCTGCTCGCGATCGGCGCCGCGCCGCCCGCCGTGGACACGTGGCGCGGTCCGGCGACGCGGCCGCGGCGCTCTGGCGTCGCTGGGCCGTGGTCGTGGTAGCCGTGGCGCAGGCGGCCGCCAACCTCGTGGCCGGCGTCGCCCGCCTGCCCGCAAGCGTGAAGACGAGGCGTCGCGCGTCGCGTGGCCTGAGGTACGGTTGGTCCATGCGATGCGCGTGGCGTCACCTCGGGTTGGCCTTGCTCGCCATGGCGGGCGCTTGCAGCGGGGACTCGGAACCCGCGTTGGCGATCGACTTCGAGTGCCAGCCCACGGCGACGATCGACTTTCCGCCGACGCAGGTCGGACAGCAGGCCGACGCCGTGCTGATGGCCCGCAATGACGACCATGCGGGGACCGTCGTCGCCGCACTCGATGGCCCGGACGCCGACCAGTTCACGATCGACCCGATCTCGACGTGTGACGGGCGGCGGCTGACAGCCGGCGATCGGTGTCTGGTCCGGATCAGCCACACGCCGTCCCGGGCCGGCGCCCACGTCGCCACGCTACGTATCGGCAGCACCGCCACTCCGTTGACCGGCATCAGCACCGCGACGACGACGGGGTTGCTCGTCACGTCGGCGCGGCTCGGGTTCGCACGCGGCGCCGTGGCGCTGGGCCCTACCGACGTGCTCATCACCAACCAAGGGACCACCCCGATCACCCTCGGGTCGCCCATCTTCGCCGGCGACGGGTTCCTCGGCTCGACGGCGGGCGCGTGCGGTCCGACGTTGACCCAGGGCGGCGCCTGCCGCCTCCAGGTCGCGATCACCCAGCTTCGGAACGGCTGCGTCGCCGGCACCCTGACGATCCCGTCGAGCGTCGGCGACGTGACGGTGCCGGTGACGACGCGCCTGACCCGAGGCGTCGACGTCGCGTTCTCTGGGACCGGCGCCGCGCGGGTGACGTCCGATCCGCCAGGCATCGACTGCACCACCAATGGCGGCGTCTGTGGCTGGCTGTTCGACGAGGACACGGTCAACCTCACCGCGGCGGGCGAGGGCGGCACGCGCGTGGTCAGTGTCCCGACGCCCTGGGCGCCGGAGCTCACGCCCCTGGCGCCCGTGTACCACGCGATCGTCGCCCTGGCGCCCCCCGATGCCAAGACGCTGGTGGTGACGCACGAGGGCGCCGGCGCCGGCATGCTCATCGGCAGTGGCACCGTGACAGCCACGCCGTGCACCGAGGCTACGTGCGTGTTCTATGCGCCGCCCAACAGCACCGCCAGCATCGTCGCGTTGGCGCCGTCGCGCTTCGTCGGGTGGAGCGGGGCCTGCATCGGCCAGGCGCGCGTCTGCAATCTCGGCCTGATCGTCAATGACCGGATAGCCGCGGCCACGTTCGCGCGCGACGACCGCGAGGTGACCACGCTGTTGCCAGGGTACGAGTTCCCGGCGGACGCGGTTGCGGCAACCCGCGATGGCGACCTGCTGGCCGCTGGCCGATCGCGCGATGGGACCGTCACGAGCCTGCGCGTGACCCGGCTCGGCCTCGATGGCACACGCCGCTGGCACGTGTCGCTGGTCGAGAACGACCCGTTCCTCGCGATCGGGGACCTCACGACGATCGGCAGCGACGCCATCTACGTCGCCTCGTTCCATCGGCTCTGGAAGCTGACCGCCGCCGGCACGGTCGCGTGGACCGTCCCGCTCCCGGTCGGGCTCGCGACCAGCGCAGGGTTCGCGGCCCGGCTGTTGGCGGTCGGCGACGACGTCCTGGTCGCGACCGCCGACCACGTCGAGCGACGCGCCGCGAGCGACGGTCACGTCGTGTGGACAGTCCCGGCGCCTGGCGCCATCGCGGTCGCGGCGCGCGCCGACGGAGAGATCGCGATCGCGCATGCGGAGACGCCGCTGGCGCTGACCATCGAGCGGGTAGCGCTCGACGGCACCACGCGGGGACCGCCATGGTCGGTGGCGGTACCTGGAGCGGCGACGTCGCTGACCTACGACGCTGGCGGGGCGCTGGTCGTGGGCGCGAGCGGCGCCCTGCTCCGCCTCGACGCTACCGGCGCCGTGGTCGCGACGACCGACGCCGAGGCGGGGCGACCGATCGGCATCGCGACGACCGCGACCGGTCGTGTGGTGGCGATCCATGGCCACCTGTACCGTTCCCACTACGACTTCGAGGCGGGGCTGCGGGTGGATGCGCTCGACGACGCCGTCGGCGTCGTGTGGTCGCTCGACAAGCCCGTCGACAACCCGTCCGACTACGAGACCGGCTGGTTCAACGGCGTCGAGGTGACCGACCTCGCGGTCGACGCCACCGGCCGGGCGATCGTCGCCGGGCGGTTCAACACGCGGCGGACGTGGATCGAGGTCCTCGCGCCGCCGTGACCTCCCCGCGCCATTGACGCGCCGCTGCGACGGTGGCACACACATCCGATGATCGCCTGCGAGGTGTGCGCTTCGTCTCAGTTCCGGCCGATGTTCGACAAGGCCGAGCACCACTTCGTGCGCTGCGGCGACTGCGGCCTCGAGCGGATCTCGCCGCAACCGTCCGACGAGACGCTCGGCAAGATCTACGGCGCCCACTACTACGACGCCTGGGGCCTCCACGACAACGAGACCACCGTCGCGAACCTCAAGCGCGGCACGTTCAAGTTCGTTCTCGGCAAGCTGCCGGCGGCGCAGCCCGGCGACAAGCTGCTCGACTGCGGCGCCGCCACCGGGTTCTTGCTGGAGGTCGCGCGCGACCTCGGCTACCAGCCCTACGGCCTCGAGCTATCCGATTTCGGCGCCCAGGCGATCGCGACCAAGTTCGGCCCCGACCGCGTCTTCTGCGGCGAGCTCGCCGACGCCCGGTTCGCCGACGCGGGCGCCGGAGACTTCGCGGTCGTCACGATGTGCGACTACATCGAGCACGTGCGGGATCCGCGGCGGACGCTCGAGCTCGCGCGCAAGCTCTTGCGCCCGGGCGGCGTCCTGGCGATCACGACGCCCGACGCGGGCTCACCCTCGCGCCGCGTGCTCCGCACCGGCTGGACCCACTACAAGGTCGAGCACCTGTTCTACTTCAACCAGCAGAACCTCCGGCGCCTGCTCACCGACGTTGGCTTCGCGTCGGTCCACTTCCACACGCTGTGGAAGTCGCTCACGCTCGACTACATCGGCCACCAGTTCGAGGTCTACCCGCACCCGGCGCTGACCAAGGTCGCGCGCGCGGTCACCCGCCTCACCCCGGCGGCTGTGCGCGCGTTCCCGCTGCCGTTCTCGACGGGCGAGCTGCTCGCGGTCGCCCGGCTGTAGCCGCGCCGTCAGCGCGCCGGCCCGGTGTACGGCGCGGCCGCCAGCGCGGCGTCGAGCTGCTCCGGGAACGGTCCCCCCCGCCCCCGGCGGGTGCACCTCGCAGCGATCGCCTCGAAGGTCAGGAAGTCCATCCGAGGCCAGCGCGCAAGACAGCGTTTCGAGATGGCCGTGTGGCCTGGTACCCTGGCGGCGTGCGCCCCGTCGCGGTCGTCTGCGCCGTCGTCGCCGCCGCGGGTGGCTGCGGCGACGATCTGCCAGTGGCGCACCCGGCGGCGATCGACGCGGCGTGCGCCGGCGCCGCGGGCCAGCCGCGGGTGCTGGTGTACTCGCGCGAGACGCTGTGGACCCACCCATCGACGCCGGTGGCGCGCGCCGCGCTGATCGACATGTGCGCGAGCCGCGGGTTCACCGTCACCGCGTCGCGCGATCCGGCGGTCTTCAGCGCCGCACGCCTCGCGGACGTCGACGTCGTGGTGTTCGCGGTCACCAGCGGCAACGTCCTCGACGCCCCGGCCCGCGCCGCGTTCGAGCCGTGGGTGCGGGCCGGCGGCGGCGTGGTCGGCCTGCACTCGGCGTCCGCCACCGAGTACGACTGGCCGTTCTTCGTCGAGCTGATCGGCACCCGCTTCCGCACCCACCCGCCGGTGCTGACCCTCGCCGACGTCACGGTCGAGGACCCGGCAGCGCCGGTCACCGCCGGGCTCCCCGCCCGCTGGTCCCGCGCCGACGAGTGGTACGCATTCCACGAGCGGCCCGAGGCGCTAGGCCTCCACATCGTGCTCGCGCTCGACGAGGCCAGCGCCCAGCCGGCGCTGCCGGATGACCAGCGCGTCGGCTACCACCCGATCGCCTGGACCGACGACCACCTCGGAGGCCGCATGTTCTACACCGCGATGGGGCACACCCCCGAGTCGTACGCCGAGACGGTGTTCCTCGACCTGCTCGCCCAGGCGATCACCTGGACGGCGGGCTCGTAGCGGCGCCCGGACGGCGGCGCCAACCCGCCGGTCGCGGCCGCCTCGGCGCCGCGCCATCGCATCGTCACCGCACGATGTCGCTGCGGTGGGTCCAGCGCTGTTCCTCGACCGCGATGGCAGGCTCATCGTCGACGTGGGCTATCCACGCGATCCCGAGACCGTGGGCGCTCCTCCCTGGCGCAGCGTGGGCGCTCCGCGCACTGCCGCAGACGTCGCGCTGGTGATCGTGTCGAACCAGGCGGGCCTCGCGCGTGGACGCATTCACGCCGGCCGAGGCTGCAGAGCCACCTCGGCCTCGACCTCGCGGCATCGCCCATGCTCGACGACAAGCCGTTCGACGTCCTCGCCAGCCGCACCGCCAGCTGCGCGGCGTCGCTGGGGTTCACTGACAGGGCCGACGCCGGCTCACGCGTTGCGGCGCTCCCGGGCTCGGGTTAGCCTCCGCCGCGATGATCTCCATCATCGAGGGTCTGCGCGATCACCGCGTGCTTGTGATCGGCGGTCTGATGGTCGACGAGCACCTGCGCGACGACGTCCACCGGGTTTCGCCCGAGGCGCCGGTGCTGGTCCTCGAACGGCACGCCACCGAGTACCGTCTAGGCGTCGCCGCCAACACCGGCGACACCGTGGTCGCCACGCTCGCGCTGGCGCTCGCGGCCGGGCTCACGCTCGAGGACGCGATGGATCTGGCCAACCTCGCGGCCGACATCTCGGTGTCGCGGCGCGGGACCTCGACGGTGAATCCCGAGGAGTTCGCCGCGATCGCCGCCGCAGGGCCGGTGTGACCGCGCGCGCCCGGCTCGCCGCGCGCGCGCTCCTGCTCGCCGCGCCGGTGACCGGGGCCGTGGTCGGCCTCGGCTGCCCCGACGATCGGCTGCTCGGCGGGGCCGCGTGGCTGCTGGTGCTGGCGACCAGCTTCGCCGGCTGGGGTCGGTGGGTCGCGCGCGCCGCGCGGCTCGACGTCGATCTCGGCCTCCGCCTGGCGTGGGGCTGCGCAGCGTACCTCGCCGTCGCCGGCTGGCTGATGATGCTCGGTGTGCTCACCGCGCCGGCGCAGCTCGCGCTGCTCGGCGTCGGCGCGGTCGGCTACGGCTGGCACGTCGTCACCGCCGCGCCGCCGGATCTCGCGGCCACCTGGCGCGCGCTGCGCGATCGTCCGGCGCTGGCGCTCTACGGCCTGATCGCGCTCGCGGTCGCGATCGACGTGCTGCACGGCATCGCCAACCGCCAGGTCAACGTCAACGACGACGACCTCGCCTACACCGCGCTGGTGCGCCGCCTCTTGCAGATCGGCGACCTCGACGAGCGGTTCAGCTTCCGGCGCATCTCGGCGTACGGCGGTCAGACGATCCTGTCGTCGCTCGGCGCGGTGCGCGGTACGTTCGCCAACCCGTACCTCGTCGACCATGGCCTGTTCCGCCTCATCACCTTCGCGCTGGTGATCGGCCTGGCCCGCGGCCGCGCCGCGATCGATCACGCGCTGGTCGCCGCGCTCTTGCTCGTGCTCGCGGTCCTGCCCGACACCTCGATCAACACCGGCAGCCACTGGTCCGGGCTCGCGCTGTGTCTGGCGCTATACCGCACCGCCACGCTCGACGACACCGCGCGCCGGTGGGCGCTGGTGGCGCTGGTCGCCGCTGCGGCGTCGTCGCTGCGCCAGACCAACCTGTTCATCGCCGGCGTGTTCGTGCTCGCCACCCTGGCGTGGTCGCCGCGGCCGTTCGCCCGCCGCGATCGCTGGGCCGCCCTGGCGCTCGGCTTCGCCGTCGGGCTCCTGCCCTACGCGATCGCCGCGTGGCGCACCTGCGGCACGCCGCTGTATCCGCTGTGGCCCGGCAACTTCAGCCCCGACATCCAGCTCGGCGCGACTGGGTCGCTGTGGCGCGAACTGCAGTTCTTCGGCAAGGTCGCCGTCGAGCCCACGCCGATCCGCGTGATGTTGCCGCTAGCGCTGGTGCTGTTCTCGATCCGAGATCGCCGCCCCGGCGCGCCGCTCACGGCGCTCGCGGTCGCGTGCGCGCTCGGCTTCGTCGAGCTGGTCCACGCCTTCTCGCTGTCAGATCCGCCCAACCTGTGGCGCTACGCGTTCGGCTTCATGACCGCGTGGACCGTGGTCGCCATCGTCGAGCCCAGCCACCAGCCCGATGCGCCGGTGACCACCCCGGCGCTGGCGCGCCTGATCGCGCTCGCTGCGCTCCTGACCCAGCTCGCGATCGCCGCGCCCAGCATGATCAGCAGCTACGCCAATCTCGCGCGCGATCTCGACGGCGCCCACCGCGGCGCCGCCGCCGAGGAGCTCACCGCGCCACGCGCGCTCTACGCCGAACTCCAGGCCGCGACCCCACCTGGCGCGACGCTCGCCGTGCTGCTCGATCAGCCGTTCCTGCTAGACTACGATCGCAACGACATCATCAACGTCGACACCCCCGGCTACGTGAGTCCGGCGCCGGGCTGGCCCGCGTTCGCCGGCCCCGAGGCGTTGGCGACCTACCTGCGCGGCCAGGGCATCCGCTACTACGCGTTCGTCCGCGGCGATCGCTCGCGCTACTTCTACCGCCGCGACTACTGGGTGCTGCGCACGCTGTTCGACAGCGAGCTGTGGCAGGTGATCGGCGCGCACACCGTCGACGCGGTCGAGACATCGGCGGCGCTGGCCACCACCCGCGCGATCCTCTTCGAACGCGACGGCATGGTGCTGCTCGATCTGGAGAGCCGGCGATGAAGCGCCTCGCGCTGACGATCGCCCTCGCCGCGTGCCGCGAGCCGGCGCCGTCGGCCGGCGTCCGGGCCCGCGAGGCCTTCGTGCGCGACCTCGCGGTGCGCGAGGGCCTGGTGGCGGCATGGCAGCTCGGCAACCGCAGCGACCTCCGTTTCGAAGACGACCTGTCGGCGATCCAATGCGTGGCGCCCGACGGCTCCGTGGTCGATCGCGATCGCGGCCAGCGCTGCAAGAGCGGCGAGGCCGCGCCGGCGCGGTGGATGGGCGCGACCGCGCGGCTGCGGGTGCGCGGCACCGGCGCCATGCGGCTGTGGCTCCACGGCCACGTCGATCGCACACGGGTGCTGACCGAGCCTGACCTCACCGTCACCTTCGCCGGCGCGGTCGTCTACACCGGCGCGCTCGCCACCGACGGCAGCTTCGAGGTGACGGTCGACCTCCACCCGAGCGGGGCGTGGCAAGACGTGTACGTGATCCTGTCGTCGGTCGGCGAGCCGATGCGCGAGCCGTCCCGCATGGCCGCGGCGCGGCTTGACGGCGTGCGCTGGGAGCCGGTGCGGTGACGCCGCGCGCGCGCGCCGTCGCGGTCGCCGCGCTGCCCGTCGTCGCTCAAGCGCTCGCGCTCGTGCCCGGGCTCGACGTACGGATAGCGCTCGTCGCAGGCACAGTCGGCGTCGCCGGCGGGCTGCACGGTCTCGGCCGCGTCGTCGGGCGCGCGCTCGATCGCGATGACGCGCCGGTCGCGCTGGCGATCGCCTGGGGCCTCGCGCTCATCGCACCGCTAGGCGCGATCGTGCAGCTCGGTGCGTCGATCGTGCTCGTCGACCTCGCGCTGGCGCTCGGCGCCGCTATCGGCGGGGCCCGGGCCGCGACCCGGGCGCCGCTCGGCGCGCGGGTGGCCCCGGGTGCCGGTCGCCATCGCCTGCGCCTTCGCCGGCCTGGCCATCGTCGCGGGCGCCGGCGATCACCACGGCCTCGGCAGCGCCGCCCATCACCCGCGCGGGCTCCAGGCCGGGCTCGATCTGCTCACGCATCGGGTCGCCGCGAGCGCGCATCTCCTCGACGACGGCTGGGCCTTCGCGCTGGTGCTCGGCCTGGTCTTCACGCGCCTCGACGCCGGGCACGCCATCGGCCGCGTCGCGCTGGTGCTCCTGCTCGCATCGCTGCCCTTCGACGGCCACGATCTCGCGCCGCGCTGGACGCTCATCGCGGTCGTCCTCGCCGCGTACATGACCGCGCGCACGATCCCCGGGCGACGCGCGCAGTTCGTCGCCCTCGGGCTCACCGCGGTCGCGATCGCGCTGGCCGTGCCACCGACCCGTCCGGCCCACGCCGGCATCGCGCTGGCCATCGCAGCGGTCGTGATCGCGCTCACGGCGGTCCTCGCCGACGATCGCGCCGACGCCGTCCTCGACACCGGCCGGGCCCGCGGCACCACCGCACTGATCGCGGTGTGCCTGATCATCATGCTGGTCCTCGTTGGTGTGCGCACGCGCCGCGGCGTGCCGGCGACCTCGTGGCAGGACCGGCTGCGCTACAGGATCGACGTCGCGGTCGCGCTGGGCGACCTGCCGCGGGCGCGATAGGCTCACCCCATGCGTACGCGCGTCGCCGTCCGCCCGACACCCGGCTCGTGCAGCGCGACCACGGTCACCCGGTTCCGCAACGACGGCGCGCCCGGCCCGACCTCGCCGACGCCGCCGAGTTCACCGTCGCTCCGATCACCGACTGCGACGAGGGCCGCCGCCTCGGCGCTGGCGACCGGTGCTTCGTACAGGTCGACGTCGCGCCGCAGTCCCTCGGCGCCAACCAAGCGTCGCTGCGCGTCGGAGGCACCCGCATCGCGCTCACCGGCACCGCGCTCGCCACCACCACCGAGCTGTTCGTCGGCGCCGCCAGCCTGTCGTTCAGCCGCGGCGCGGTCGCTCGTGCTCGGCGCGCCCGCCTTCAGCGGCGCCGGCTTCATCGGCAACACCGCCTCGGGCTGCGGTCTCATGCTTACCGCTGGCGGGGCGTGTCGGATGCAGGTCGTATACTCGCTGACGATCCGCGGGTGCGCCGCGGGCGCGATGCGCCTGGGCGGCGTGGGCATCCCCATCGACGGTCGCTTCGTCGGCGGCACCGAGGTCTACGTCCGCGGTGGCGGCCCACTCCCCAGCAGCCGCCGGATCGTGAGCGACGTCATCCCGTTGGTTCGGCGCCTTCGACGCGCAATGATCGGCACGCTGGCCGGCGCCGCGCCGATCGACCTGCGCGGTCCGCTGCCCGGCCTGGTGTGACCAGCCCCGCCGGCTACGACGGCGGCGTCGGGCCCGGCGCGGTGGCGACCGTCGCCGGCCACGGGCAGACGTTGGCGATGCGGAGCCCCAGCTTGTGGAACGTCGCCTGGAGGATGTCGCCGTCGAAGATCTGGATGCTGTCGCCGTCGGCGGCGAACCACGGTCGGTGCTCGACCATGCAGTCGGCGGTGCAGTAGCCCGCGCGGTTGCCGAAGTAGTCGGCCTCGGCCAGGTCGCAGCAGCCGTCGCCGCACTCGTTGAGGTGACGCAGGGGATCGTCGCAGGTCGAGGGCGCGTCGACGACCTGCAAGCCGGGCTCGTCGATCGACAGCCGGCAGAGGGTCTTGCACGGCCGATCGGGCAGGCAGGCGTCGACGCACAGCCAGTCGCGCGCGGCCGCGGCGGTGGCGGGCTCGTCGGCGCTGGTGCACGCGCCCAGCGCGGCCGCGAGCAGGATGGAGGACAGCGGGAGACGGCGGTTGATCAAGATCGGCATGCTCCCAGGGGACCGCTGCGGCGCCCGGTCGCGCGGGATTCGTCGTTGGCCCCGCGGTCGGTATCGGCGATCACAACCCGCGACCGAGCGATCGCGCGCGCTCGGTCGCCGTCCTCGGGGTCGGTCGGCCGCGCGCGCCGGCAGCGCCTACCCGCGCAGGCCGAAGAAGTCGCGGATGCGATCGGCCAGGTCGGCCTTGACGTCGGCCCGGCTGGTGGCGGCGCGGGCGCCGCGGGCGCTCTCGAGCGCCTCGCGCCGGGCGGTCAGGACCTCGGCGATCTGCTCGGCGATCTCGGGCCGGGCGGTGACCAGCGCCTGGAACACCGCCTTGTCGATGCGGTAGCAGTCGAGGTCGGTGGCGGCGACCACGGTGGCCGAGCGCGCCTCGCCGGTCATGAGCGACATCTCGCCGAAGAACTGGCCGGGGCCGAGGCGCGCGACCTCGCGGGCCTTGGCGCCGCGGCCGAGCTGGACCACGGCCGCGCCGGTGGTGATGAGGTACAGGCCCTCGCCGGCCTCGCCCTCGTGGGTCACGGTCTCGCCGGCGGCGAACGGCTCGGGCTTGAGCGCGGCCGCGAGCGTGGCCCGCTCGGCGGCGCCCAGCGGCGCGAACAGATCGACCTGGTCGAGCGCGGCCAGGCGCCGGGCCTGCTCGTCGTCGAGCTTGCGGGCCCGGCGCTCCTCGGTCTCGGCGGTGACGAACAGCGCCT from Myxococcales bacterium encodes the following:
- the rfaE1 gene encoding D-glycero-beta-D-manno-heptose-7-phosphate kinase; translation: MLSPALVDELRGRRVVVLGDLMIDEYLRGEVHRVSPEAPVPVLDLRTTEHRLGGAANTAHNLAQLGAHATVVGVVGDDEGAQMLGAALHRAGIKPWTVVDPARPTTRKTRLVAGGHQIARVDSERRTPVSGAVAAALGDALESALDAADAIVLSDYDKGVVTRDLARRAIDAGHRRPVPVVVDPKQRDFSVYARATVITPNLAELERAVSHPVHNLAEIDAAARRLAPALDGAALLVTRGADGMTLYRGGDRGAHVPAAAREVFDVTGAGDTVVATLTLGLAAGLEMEVAMELASLAAGIVVSRRGTSTVSPAELAAAIASAPR
- a CDS encoding glycosyltransferase family 39 protein, which produces MTSSSTNGAPRARPRVHPAALLGLALAAAFLFATRTEGFRANWGDPWSDGNALTSGRYFARDGFAATGMTPVLDVGPLTPDSLRYTHYPPLPDLVNGVQQRVVGTMSIGGFRVLADLLSLLSLVFFYRFVRRFTSAALAGYAVLLVGTNLLWLQYADTLHHVPLYTALGYAALDQVGAWTERPARGRLAVILIATTLCALASYDFGLYLPIMTVAAVVWSGRRLRDRESWPVIVAVGAGLILGVAVKFALIAWAVGPVHLVHDLLFQFEERATGRHSTNYTAGLMPIVSARLWRFFTPLFLALVLGGPWLAWRWRRTGVEAPITFRPLWFLAAGVPFCVVFSQLLVEQYHPTLQFVPYYAVGFAAIIVAMREHARPALRRGGLVLAGFLLAWQAREIARFPKVVLAESDLHAVGGHLARVDDRRFVLSNFLVDGPVRYYWQRHLMGLPAMTEPAADAYFRDLFWRYGNRPVRFVAISGAPDVAYDKLVFALLAGQKRWSWIASPYANRAKIRKRLSQTDDDLMEAIEARGTLEFVRGPFRVYRIDPAIGDRGWATPITDDVSTVDLGDPQAVRYKLYGLGPATVGADGVAAAALSGHEVADVRFTMQGLVDVPAGHEARGAVQLHVVGAEAVVDVAVWSAGEGRLRVQLNGVDLGEQRLVAGWQQVTYAVPPAALEAARRVVDAPGAPDIVVLIAGTELRVARVGAGVR
- a CDS encoding cyclic nucleotide-binding domain-containing protein; this translates as MTHEGEAGEGLYLITTGAAVVQLGRGAKAREVARLGPGQFFGEMSLMTGEARSATVVAATDLDCYRIDKAVFQALVTARPEIAEQIAEVLTARREALESARGARAATSRADVKADLADRIRDFFGLRG
- a CDS encoding class I SAM-dependent methyltransferase — encoded protein: MCASSQFRPMFDKAEHHFVRCGDCGLERISPQPSDETLGKIYGAHYYDAWGLHDNETTVANLKRGTFKFVLGKLPAAQPGDKLLDCGAATGFLLEVARDLGYQPYGLELSDFGAQAIATKFGPDRVFCGELADARFADAGAGDFAVVTMCDYIEHVRDPRRTLELARKLLRPGGVLAITTPDAGSPSRRVLRTGWTHYKVEHLFYFNQQNLRRLLTDVGFASVHFHTLWKSLTLDYIGHQFEVYPHPALTKVARAVTRLTPAAVRAFPLPFSTGELLAVARL
- a CDS encoding ThuA domain-containing protein is translated as MRPVAVVCAVVAAAGGCGDDLPVAHPAAIDAACAGAAGQPRVLVYSRETLWTHPSTPVARAALIDMCASRGFTVTASRDPAVFSAARLADVDVVVFAVTSGNVLDAPARAAFEPWVRAGGGVVGLHSASATEYDWPFFVELIGTRFRTHPPVLTLADVTVEDPAAPVTAGLPARWSRADEWYAFHERPEALGLHIVLALDEASAQPALPDDQRVGYHPIAWTDDHLGGRMFYTAMGHTPESYAETVFLDLLAQAITWTAGS